Proteins encoded within one genomic window of Triticum aestivum cultivar Chinese Spring chromosome 2D, IWGSC CS RefSeq v2.1, whole genome shotgun sequence:
- the LOC123048810 gene encoding PE-PGRS family protein PE_PGRS5: MEVMSSIAVLLLLSCSLTAATAPAGTIERVSKQQILASIPPGGHASPPVLFLTSPSGKYAAYFVRTHTAPGAGGLGADFCYVEVMAGGEGEGGGSATHASAWESECRPVSTVNTCTLLFSWHGLEVFDGAEEVWHGETNTDGTNFLQTLELVDDGDMRVRDKDGELAWRASDEPRHAQHCGAPGSPGLAAALPPFAEPIGAHSSNLPFGQVEGGNGHAAELPQAAGLGDGVAPGAGAFAGVGGVAPGPGAGGLGDGYGYGIAPTAGGGGGVAAGAGAGPLGDGYGIAPGAGTGAFDGTGDMDGQGAAATAAGAAGGVAGAAVFGSQPLVDNSPYDSGAYKGSRGARLAAIGTVVFVGAIAVGF; the protein is encoded by the coding sequence ATGGAGGTCATGTCTTCCATAGCCGTGCTCCTACTCCTCTCCTGCTCGCTCACGGCGGCGACGGCGCCTGCCGGCACGATCGAGCGCGTGTCCAAGCAGCAGATCCTGGCGAGCATCCCGCCAGGAGGGCACGCCAGCCCGCCCGTGCTGTTCCTCACGTCCCCCTCTGGCAAGTACGCGGCCTACTTCGTGCGCACCCACACCGCGCCTGGCGCCGGCGGGCTCGGCGCCGACTTTTGCTACGTCGAGGTGATGGCCGGTGGTGAGGGCGAAGGCGGCGGCAGCGCTACCCACGCGAGCGCGTGGGAGTCGGAGTGCCGGCCGGTGAGCACGGTGAACACGTGCACCCTGCTCTTCTCGTGGCACGGACTGGAGGTGTTCGACGGGGCCGAGGAGGTGTGGCACGGCGAGACCAACACCGACGGGACCAACTTCCTCCAGACGCTCGAGCTCGTCGACGACGGCGACATGCGCGTCCGCGACAAGGACGGCGAGCTCGCGTGGCGCGCCAGCGACGAGCCCCGCCACGCGCAGCACTGCGGCGCGCCGGGGTCCCCGGGCCTCGCGGCCGCGCTGCCGCCCTTCGCCGAGCCCATTGGCGCGCACAGCAGCAACCTGCCCTTCGGCCAGGTGGAGGGCGGCAACGGCCACGCGGCCGAGCTGCCGCAGGCGGCGGGTCTCGGGGACGGGGTTGCTCCAGGGGCCGGAGCCTTTGCCGGCGTAGGAGGAGTTGCCCCGGGGCCGGGAGCAGGCGGATTGGGCGACGGGTACGGCTACGGCATTGCACCaacggcgggaggcggcggaggtgtTGCCGCGGGGGCAGGAGCAGGACCCTTGGGTGACGGCTACGGGATTGCACCGGGCGCCGGGACAGGAGCCTTCGATGGTACCGGGGACATGGACGGACAGGGTGCAGCCGCGACGGCGGCGGGGGCTGCGGGCGGGGTGGCCGGAGCGGCAGTGTTCGGCAGCCAGCCGCTTGTGGACAACAGCCCCTACGACAGCGGAGCCTACAAGGGCAGCCGTGGGGCCCGTCTCGCGGCGATTGGAACCGTGGTTTTCGTCGGTGCCATTGCCGTGGGTTTCTGA
- the LOC123048809 gene encoding berberine bridge enzyme-like Cyn d 4, with protein sequence MQSSMAPSRTMALLAMLLVSRLFFCSQASTDGFLACLTASVPEQLLFTRSSPSFASVLASSVRNRRFLTQATVRPLCVVTATNASHVQAAVVCGRQHGVRLRVRSGGHDYEGLSYRSARPETFFVVDLAGLRSVRVSLGIPREGAPATAWVESGATLGELYHAIGKASDRLAFPAGLCPTVGVGGHLSGGGFGMLLRKHGLAVDHVVDATMVDAEGRVLDRDAMGQDVFWAIRGGGGGGSFGIVLSWRVKLVAVPPTVTAFTIPRSVEQGAVDILTKWQEVAPALPDDLFVRVLVQRQVAKFQALYLGTCDALLPVMRRRFPELGVNRTHCKEMTWLQSVPYVYLGSGATVEDILNRTDPVDTTSSKATSDYVRHAIARDVWEEIFATWLARPDAGLMILDPYGGHMARVPEAATPFPHRAGVLYNVQYINFWGGGGGDGAAQTAWVRDVYAFMEPHVSKNPREAYVNYRDLDLGENVVVGNVTSYEAGKVWGEKYYSKGNFRRLAMAKRQIDPDDYFRNEQSIPPLDADDEQLTMGHVAHIDYANPDSSNHFYIFGCVGIFLMYIRRRKYSLKS encoded by the coding sequence ATGCAGAGCTCGATGGCCCCGTCCCGAACCATGGCGCTGCTAGCAATGCTCTTGGTCTCCCGCTTGTTCTTCTGCTCCCAAGCTTCCACCGATGGCTTCCTCGCGTGCCTCACGGCGTCCGTGCCCGAGCAGCTCCTCTTCACCCGGAGCTCGCCGTCGTTCGCGTCGGTTTTGGCGTCCTCCGTTCGGAACCGCAGGTTCCTCACGCAGGCCACGGTGCGGCCGCTCTGCGTCGTCACGGCGACGAACGCTTCCCACGTCCAGGCCGCCGTCGTGTGCGGCCGCCAGCATGGCGTCCGCCTCCGCGTGCGCAGCGGCGGGCACGACTACGAGGGCCTCTCGTACAGGTCCGCGCGCCCCGAGACGTTCTTCGTGGTCGACCTCGCCGGCCTCCGCTCCGTGCGTGTCAGCCTTGGCATCCCGCGGGAGGGAGCGCCGGCCACCGCGTGGGTGGAATCCGGCGCGACGCTCGGGGAGCTGTACCATGCTATCGGGAAGGCGAGTGATCGGCTGGCGTTCCCGGCGGGCTTGTGCCCGACCGTCGGCGTCGGCGGACATCtcagcggcggcggcttcggcatgCTGCTGCGCAAGCACGGGCTCGCAGTCGACCACGTCGTGGACGCCACGATGGTTGACGCCGAGGGGAGGGTCCTGGACAGGGACGCCATGGGCCAGGACGTCTTCTGGGccatccgcggcggcggcggcggcgggagcttcGGGATCGTGCTGTCGTGGCGGGTGAAGCTCGTGGCCGTGCCGCCAACGGTCACCGCGTTCACGATCCCCAGGTCCGTCGAGCAGGGTGCCGTGGACATCCTAACCAAGTGGCAGGAGGTCGCGCCGGCTCTCCCCGACGACTTGTTCGTGAGGGTGCTCGTGCAACGACAGGTGGCCAAATTCCAGGCCCTATACCTAGGCACCTGCGACGCGCTCCTGCCGGTGATGCGCCGCCGCTTCCCGGAGCTCGGCGTGAACCGGACGCACTGCAAGGAGATGACCTGGCTCCAGTCCGTGCCGTACGTCTACCTTGGCAGCGGCGCCACCGTCGAGGACATCTTGAACCGGACCGACCCCGTGGACACCACCTCCAGCAAGGCCACGTCCGACTACGTGCGGCATGCGATCGCCAGGGACGTGTGGGAGGAGATCTTCGCGACCTGGCTCGCGAGGCCGGACGCCGGCCTCATGATCCTAGACCCCTACGGGGGACACATGGCCCGCGTGCCCGAGGCGGCAACGCCGTTCCCGCACCGCGCCGGCGTGCTGTATAACGTGCAGTACATAAACttctggggcggcggcggcggcgacggcgcggcgcaGACGGCGTGGGTCAGGGACGTCTACGCGTTCATGGAGCCGCACGTGAGCAAGAACCCGAGGGAGGCGTACGTGAACTACAGGGACCTTGACCTCGGCGAGAACGTGGTCGTGGGCAATGTCACCAGCTACGAGGCCGGCAAGGTCTGGGGCGAGAAGTACTACTCCAAGGGCAACTTCAGGAGGCTCGCCATGGCCAAGCGTCAGATAGACCCCGACGACTACTTCAGGAATGAGCAGAGCATCCCGCCGCTTGATGCTGATGATGAACAACTGACCATGGGGCATGTGGCGCATATAGATTACGCTAATCCTGATTCGTCGAATCATTTTTACATATTTGGTTGTGTGGGTATCTTTCTTATGTATATTCGGCGGCGAAAATACAGTCTAAAATCGTGA